The Tenuifilum thalassicum genome includes the window AGTTGGCAACGGCTCTATACAGTGGCGATACTGGTTGCCAATATGGGTGCCTTGGGCTTGGCGACTGTGTGGCAGTTTGTAACTTTGATGCCATTTACATCGATCCCGAAACCCTTTTACCTGTTGTTGACGAGGAAAAATGTACAGCATGCGGAGCTTGCGTAAAGGCTTGTCCTAAGTCAATTATTGAACTCCGTAAGAAAGGGCCCAAAGGGAAGCGTATTTATGTTTCATGTATCAACCAGGATAAAGGTGGTCCTGCTCGTAAAGCTTGCAAGGTGGCATGTATTGGATGTGGCAAATGTGCTAAGGTATGCCCTCACGATGCCATCACCATTGAAAACAACCTAGCTTACATCGATTACAATAAGTGCAAGCTTTGTAGAAAGTGTGTAGCTGAATGTCCTACTGGCGCAATACTGGAAATTAATTTCCCGCCAAGAAAGAAAAAGGTAGAAGGACAGACAGAAAATGTTGAAACTAAATAGTATAACCCCAAACATACCATATAAAATGTTGAAGACATTTTCCAAAGGTGGCGTTCATCCGCCCGAAAATAAATTCTCAGCAGATAAACCAATTGAGGTGCTACCACTGCCTAAAAAGGTGAGCATACCTATTTCACAACATATTGGTGCACCAGCTTCAATTATAGTTGCAAAAGGCGATAAGGTTAAAGTAGGGCAGCTTATAGCTAAAAGTTCTGGATTTGTTTCGGCAAATATCCATTCATCGGTTTCTGGAACAGTGGAATCAATTACTCCTGTGCTCGACAGTTCAGGGTATAAACGCCCAGCCATAACAATTGCTGTTGAAGGAGATGAATGGGAACCTACCATTGACCGCTCGCCCAATTTGAAGCGTGAAATAAGTATTGATGCTCAGGAGATTGTTAAAAAGATTGCCGAAGCTGGTATAGTTGGGCTTGGTGGTGCAACTTTCCCTTCGCATGTTAAGCTTTCGGTACCCGATGGGAAAAAGGCCGAGGTTCTTATTATCAACGGAGTTGAATGTGAGCCTTACTTAACCTCCGACCATCGACTTATGCTTGAGAAGGGGCATGAGCTAATGGTTGGTATTCAAATATTAATGAAGGCGTTAGGCGTTACTAAAGCCATGATTGGTATTGAAAACAACAAGCCTGATGCAATTAAATATCTTACTGATATTTCAGAGGAGTACCAAGGAGTAACCGTTCATGCATTAAAGGTAAAATACCCACAAGGAGGTGAGAAGCAGCTTATAAAAGCGCTTATTAATAGAGAGGTACCTTCTGGCGCATTACCAATTGAAGTAGGAGCTGTTGTTCATAATGTGGGAACAGCCTTTGCAGCCTATGAGGCTGTGCAGAAGAATAAGCCTCTTATTGAAAGAGTGGTGACTGTAACCGGGAAAAATCTTCCTAAACCTTCTAACTTTTTGGTTCGCATTGGAACGCCTGTAGACGAGCTAATTGAAGCAGCAGGCGGATTACCCGAGGATACTGCAAAGGTTGTAAATGGTGGTCCTATGATGGGAAAAGCGGTAAGCGATATTTCGATTCCTGTTACCAAAGGTACTTCAGGAATAATTGTTTTCCCCGCTAAAGAATCGAAGCGCAAGACCGAAGGCCTTTGCATTCGCTGTGCAAAATGTGTATCGGCCTGTCCTATGGGGTTAGAACCATACCTACTAATTAGAATGAGCCAACGAATGATGTTTGAGGAGATGGAGCATGAGCACGTGCTCGATTGTATGGAGTGTGGCTCATGTAGCTTTGAATGTCCTGCAAATCTTCCTTTGCTCGACTATATTCGATTAGGTAAAACAGAGGTAAATAAAATAGTTCGGAGTCGAAAGAACTAATTTCTTAACCAGCCAAACTAATTAAATAATGGATCGTAAACTTGTAGTTTCACCATCACCCCACGTTCATAGCGGCTTATCGACAAGTCAGCTTATGTTCAACGTGGTTTTAGCGCTTATGCCGGCATTTGCTGTTTCGCTTTACTATTTTGGCGTAGGTGCTTTATTTGTAACACTGCTTTCTGTATTATCGTGTGTTGCATTTGAGTATTTAATCCAAAGGTTTATACTAAAAGTTCGGCCAACCATTACCGATGGCTCTGCTATTGTTACCGGATTGCTTTTGGCATTTAATGTTCCAAGTAATTTATACTGGTATATAATTGTTGTAGGAAGCCTTTTTGCCATAGGTGTAGCCAAGTTAAGTTTTGGTGGTTTAGGTAGCAATCCTTTTAACCCTGCTCTTGCAGCCCGAGTTTTTATGCTGATATCTTTCCCTGTTCAAATGACAAGCTGGCCTTTACCCATTGAGTCGCGTTTGAAACTAATTGACGCTGCAACAGGTCCCACCCCACTTGCCATACTAAAGGAAGGACTTAAGAAAGGAGATACAATTACACAAATTGCCGATCAGATTCCTTCACACATGCAGCTTTTTATGGGAGTTATGGGGGGATCGTTAGGTGAAATCTCTGCCATCGCACTTCTTCTTGGATTTGCATGGTTACTTTACAAAAAGGTTATTACATGGCATATTCCAATAACAATCTTTACAACCATATTTGTATTTACTGGTATTCTGTGGTTGATTAATCCAGAAAAAAATGCCGACCCAATATTCCATCTTCTAACTGGTGGTGTTATGCTTGGTGCCATATTCATGGCAACCGATTATGTGACATCGCCAATGCACCCAAAAGGAATGATAATTTTTGGTATTGGAATTGGGTTGTTGACTGTAATTATCAGAGTTTTTGGGGCATATCCCGAAGGTGTTTCGTTTGCTATTCTTATTATGAACGCCTTTGTACCCCTATTAAACCGCTATGTTAAACCAAAACGCTTTGGAGAGGAGGTTAAACGAAATGGCTAAGGTAGAATCAAGTTTTAAGAACATGGCCTTGACCCTGCTGGTTATTACAGCCGTTGCATCAGCAGCACTTGGCCTTGTTTATCAGGTAACCAAGGAACCTATAGAACTCGCACAGCAAGCAAAAATAAATAATGCGATAAAAGCAGTCCTACCAGCGTTTGATAATCAACCTGCTAATGAATCTTATACCGTTCGAGTAGATGGGGGTGAACTAACCTTTTATCCCGCTACTAAAAATGGAGAGCAGGTTGGAGTTGCTGTAAAAACATTTACAAATAATGGTTTTGCTGGTCTTATTGAGCTGATGGTTGGTTTTCTTCCTGATGGAACGATTAATAAAGTAGTCGTAATCTCGCATAAGGAAACCCCAGGACTTGGCGATAAGATTGAACCCCAGAAATCTGAATTTAGCCTTCAGTTCGAAGGGAAAAACCCTGAATCTTTTAAACTTATGGTAAAAAAGGACGGTGGCGATGTTGATGCTATAACAGCTTCCACCATCTCTTCTCGTGCTTATTGCGATGCACTAACTCGAGCCTATAACGAATTTAAGAAAGGAGGTAAGCAATGAGTAAGATTGCCCAACTTACAAAAGGGATACTGAAGGAGAACCCCATATTTGTTTTGGTTCTTGGTATGTGCCCAACCCTCGCTACTACATCTTCAGCATTTAATGGTATGGGTATGGGGCTTGCAACCACATTCGTTTTAGTTGGCTCAAATGTTGTTATCTCCGCCATAGCAAAGCTGATTCCCGATAAAGTTCGAATACCTTCATATATTGTTGTAATTGCAACATTTGTTACAATAGTTGACCTGGTTATGCAGGCATATGCACCGGGACTATATGCTAACCTGGGCATTTTTATCCCCCTGATTGTGGTTAACTGTATTGTACTCGGACGGGCCGAGGCTTTTGCCAATAAAAATACCGTTTCTGATTCGTTCCTCGATGGATTAGGTATGGGTATTGGTTTTACCTTTGCGCTAACCCTTCTTGGCGGTGTACGTGAGATACTCGGTAATTTCTCACTGTTCGGCTTTCAGATTATTCCCAAATTGCCACCCTGGCCGGAGCATTGGTTCTTTCATAGCCCAATTCTAGTTTTTATCTTGGCACCAGGTGCATTTATTGCTCTTGCCTATCTGATAGCTATTTTTAATAGGTTTAAAAAGTAGGAGGTAGTCATGGAATACATAATAATTATAATTGCTGCTATTTTTGTTAACAACGTCGTTCTGGCTCAATTTCTGGGCATTTGCCCTTTTCTTGGGGTATCAACAAAGATTAACACCTCGATAGGTATGTCCGGTGCCGTAACCTTTGTGATGGTTCTTGCAACAATAGTTACCTTTCTCCTTCAGCATTATGTGCTTAACCCTTTAGGAATAGGCTTTATGCAAACTATCGTTTTTATTCTGGTAATTGCATCGCTTGTTCAAATGGTTGAAATAATCCTCAAAAAGGTTAGCCCTGCACTTTACCAGGCTCTGGGTATTTTTCTGCCTCTTATTACAACTAACTGTGCTGTACTTGGTGTGGCAATCCTTGTTATTAAGAAAAACTATAACCTGCTCGAAGGTGTTGTGTTTGCAGGTGCAAGCGCCATAGGTTTTGGATTAGCTCTTGTTATTCTTGCTGGAATCCGTGAGCACCTCGATTTGGCTAACGTACCAAAAGGAATGAAAGGCGTACCTATTGCTTTGCTTACTGCTGGTATTCTTGCACTTGCTTTTATGGGATTCGCTGGTATTGTTAAGTAATATTTTTAAATAAAATTGAAAAAAGCCTCCTAACGCAGGGGGCTTTTTTGTTATAAATGATATTGATATACAAATAGATACGGATTAGCGATTCAAAAAAATTCAAACTGGTTGAAATAAAACCAGAATTTGCTTGCAGATGCTTTTTTCTCACAATATATTTGGTCGACCAATTAATAAGAAACTGGTCAACCAATTAAAATTTTTATAACCTAAAACCTGAACAGTTATGAGATACAAAAAGCATTTTCAGTTAGCTATCAGGGGTGTTACATTAGTATCCTTGATAGCATTCATCTTTACAGCCTGTGAGGATGATTCTTACACTTATCTTTTTACTGATAAAAGTACTCCTGTAAGTAAGTTTACTCCGGTAATTAATGGTTTCGATGTAGAATTTCAAAACCAATCGGAGCACGCCACAACCTATTTTTGGGATTTTGGTGATGGGACAACATCAACCGACACCAATGCCGTTCATTCTTATAGTCAGAAAAATAAGTATATGGTTAAGCTTATTGCAAGCGATAACAACGGAGTAACAGATACCGCTGTACAGGAGGTGGCTGTAGGTTATCCATTGGCATCATTTACATATGTGGCAAATAAAACAACAGTTACTTTTACAAATACTTCTATTAATGCTAACAGCTATTCATGGGATTTTGGTGATGGAACAACCTCCACCGAAGAGAATCCAACTCACACGTTCCCCGATGGTGGTACCTATACTGTTGCATTAACTGCTAGCGATGGTGTTGATAACAATACTTTTACCCAGGATGTATTTGTGGTTGCTAAGTATCAGCCAGTCATAAAAAGCCCAAGTTTTGAAGGGTCTACAAGTGTGTATCGTAACGAGGAAACTGGTTGGTACTGGGTAGGATGCAGTGGTAGTAGTTCTCCCACACCTCCAGATGGAACTAATGCTTGTAAATTTGGATCTGCTGGAAATTTAATTGCTCAAACATTTGAGGTTGAAGCTAATACCGATTATATTCTTAGCTACTATTGGGTAACTAAAGCTGGTGGTACTATTGGAATTAAAATAAAAGTTACCGATGGTACAGATCATAACGTAATCTTATACGAAGGCCAAACCGGAGTAACTCCAAATGCTTCTGAGTATCAATCTGGCTCATTTGAGTTTAACTCAGGAAGTTCAACTAGTGTTCGCTTATGGTTTGAGTATGGCGATGTTGAGTCTCGACTCGATATGATTACTATTAAGTAGTTACTCTTTTGTAAATTAGGACGGTAAAACATTTAAATGCAAAGCAATGGATATTCTGGAAAGTTTAAAAACAATTGAGGTTGAAAGTCCTGTAAACCAGATAATCAAACAAATAAGAAGTTTGATTATAACAGGAAAACTAAAACCTGGAGATAAGTTGCCGTCCGAACGTAAACTTTCTGAATCGCTTGGAATTGGGAGAACTTATGTAAGAGATGCCATTAAAAAGTTAGAATTCTACGGCATTCTTAAAACAATGCCTCAAAGTGGAACTGTTGTTGCAGGTATCGATATTTCTGCCATGGAGGGTTTGATCTCTAACGTAATTCACCTTCATGATAACGACTTTTTCCATCTTGTTGAGACTCGCGTCTTGCTTGAGGTTTTTGCTTGCTCTCAAGCAGCTCTAAGAAGAACTGACGGAAATATTCTTGAACTCAAAACAGCGTTGTCCGATCATAAGAAAAGAGTTGAGGCAGGACTCCCAGGTGTAAAGGAAGACCTTAACTTCCATATCAAAATAGCCGAAGCTAGCCAGAATATGGTTGTTAAGTCGATGTTGCTAATTCTTATACCTGATATTATTGAAATTTACCGTAAACTCAATGTTTGTGGTGAGGGTCGATTTTATCAGTCATTTAATCAGCACGAGGAGATTCTTAATTGCATTATTAACCGAGATCCTCAAGGTGCCGAAACTAAAATGCGTGAGCATTTAAAACATGTATACGAATTTAGCAAGTCCTACAAGCAAGAATTACGTTAATTCTTGCTTGTGTTGTTTTTAACAGATAATAGATAAAACTACAATGATATGAATGGGAATAAGTTAAATAGTTCATAGATTAAAGTAGGAGCAGCTGGAACCTGCCCCTACCTAAAGAATTCCCCACCTATAGTAATGCCAAGCAATAAACGTGGGAAAATTAATCTACAAATATAGCTAAAAAGAAATTCTCTTTTTAATCTTAAATCCAAACCTAAAATGAAGAAACTAACAAGCCTAATAGTTTTTATGGTGGCTTTCATGAATATAGTTTGGGCTCAACAAGTTGAAATTAGAGGAACTATTGTTGATGCTAACACAAATGAGCCACTACCTGGTGCTACTATTATGGAGAAAGGCACCACAAACGGAACCGTTTCCGACGTAAAAGGTAATTTTGTTTTAAAGACCTTAAGTTCTAGCGGTTATATAACCGTTACCTTTGTTGGGTACCTTGGACAAGAATTTCAATTTAATGGTTCTACTTCTATTAATATTCAGCTTAAACCTGATGTTGCTGGTATTGAGGAGGTTGTTGTTATTGGTTACGGTACTCAAAAAAAATCACATTTAACTGGTTCCATTTCAAAGGTAACCAATGAGGGAATGGATCAAATTCCTGTATCTCGCGCCGATCAAGCCTTGATTGGTAAAGTTTCTGGTGTAAATATTCAAACAACAGATGCTACTGCTGGTGCTAGCCCAACTATTCGTGTGCGTGGTATTGGGTCTATAACAGCAGATGCTTCCCCTCTTATTGTTGTTGATGGGGTTGTTGTTGATAACGATTATTTGGGAAGCCTGGATATGAATGATGTTGAATCTTTTGAAATTCTTAAAGATGCTGCTTCGGCTGCTATCTATGGTTCAAGAGGTGGAAATGGTATCATCATGATTTCTACCAAGCAGGGGAAGGAGGGTCAAACCAAATTCTCATTTAATGGTTTTGCTGGCCCTAAATTCACTGCCGATTTTGATTATAGGCCATCTATCTCTGAGTGGAAACAGTTCGTTTTAGATAATAATGGAGGAGTTTTAACCGACAGAATGGCTTATATCGAGAAACTTGGGACTGAAACCGATTGGCAAGATGTAATGTTTGATGGTGGAACTATTCAAAACTACTCTCTTAGTGCCCGTGGAGGTAGCAAAAAAACTAAGTATTTCATTTCTGGAAGCTACCTATCCGATGATGGTGTTCTACTAACAGATTCATACAACAAAATGAGCGCCCGACTAAAAATTGATACTAAAGTAAATAAGATTATTGAATTCGGCGCTAATGTAAGCCCTTCGCAGACTTATAAAAGAGACTTCCCAATAGGTGTACACGATGCTTTACGTCAATCGCCTTGGCTACCCATTTGGCATGATGAGAATACGATTCAATACGTTGATCGCTCTAAATACCCAGATGTGCAAATAGGCGATTACGCAATGGAACGCCATTTCGATAATTATGACCTCTATAACGATGGTGGCGATACCGACATTAGTACAACTTCTAATGTTAACCCCTATGCTAAGGTTGTTGAAAGAAAATATACCGTTAAAGATTTCAAATTGCTTTCCAATGCATACCTACGTTTTCATTTGCTTGATGGGCTAACATTTACCTCAAGGGTGGCAGCAAATTATCGTCATCGTCAAGATGAAGAGTGGGTTGGTTCAAAAGCTCATAGGAATGGTACTTCGGCAATGGAATCGAACTACGATACCGATACATATACCTACTGGTTAAGCGAAAATATGTTTAGCTACAATAAAACTTTTGGTAAGCACGATATTAGCGCAGTTGCAGGTATGACATGG containing:
- the rsxC gene encoding electron transport complex subunit RsxC, giving the protein MLKTFSKGGVHPPENKFSADKPIEVLPLPKKVSIPISQHIGAPASIIVAKGDKVKVGQLIAKSSGFVSANIHSSVSGTVESITPVLDSSGYKRPAITIAVEGDEWEPTIDRSPNLKREISIDAQEIVKKIAEAGIVGLGGATFPSHVKLSVPDGKKAEVLIINGVECEPYLTSDHRLMLEKGHELMVGIQILMKALGVTKAMIGIENNKPDAIKYLTDISEEYQGVTVHALKVKYPQGGEKQLIKALINREVPSGALPIEVGAVVHNVGTAFAAYEAVQKNKPLIERVVTVTGKNLPKPSNFLVRIGTPVDELIEAAGGLPEDTAKVVNGGPMMGKAVSDISIPVTKGTSGIIVFPAKESKRKTEGLCIRCAKCVSACPMGLEPYLLIRMSQRMMFEEMEHEHVLDCMECGSCSFECPANLPLLDYIRLGKTEVNKIVRSRKN
- a CDS encoding FadR/GntR family transcriptional regulator, yielding MDILESLKTIEVESPVNQIIKQIRSLIITGKLKPGDKLPSERKLSESLGIGRTYVRDAIKKLEFYGILKTMPQSGTVVAGIDISAMEGLISNVIHLHDNDFFHLVETRVLLEVFACSQAALRRTDGNILELKTALSDHKKRVEAGLPGVKEDLNFHIKIAEASQNMVVKSMLLILIPDIIEIYRKLNVCGEGRFYQSFNQHEEILNCIINRDPQGAETKMREHLKHVYEFSKSYKQELR
- a CDS encoding SusC/RagA family TonB-linked outer membrane protein; the encoded protein is MKKLTSLIVFMVAFMNIVWAQQVEIRGTIVDANTNEPLPGATIMEKGTTNGTVSDVKGNFVLKTLSSSGYITVTFVGYLGQEFQFNGSTSINIQLKPDVAGIEEVVVIGYGTQKKSHLTGSISKVTNEGMDQIPVSRADQALIGKVSGVNIQTTDATAGASPTIRVRGIGSITADASPLIVVDGVVVDNDYLGSLDMNDVESFEILKDAASAAIYGSRGGNGIIMISTKQGKEGQTKFSFNGFAGPKFTADFDYRPSISEWKQFVLDNNGGVLTDRMAYIEKLGTETDWQDVMFDGGTIQNYSLSARGGSKKTKYFISGSYLSDDGVLLTDSYNKMSARLKIDTKVNKIIEFGANVSPSQTYKRDFPIGVHDALRQSPWLPIWHDENTIQYVDRSKYPDVQIGDYAMERHFDNYDLYNDGGDTDISTTSNVNPYAKVVERKYTVKDFKLLSNAYLRFHLLDGLTFTSRVAANYRHRQDEEWVGSKAHRNGTSAMESNYDTDTYTYWLSENMFSYNKTFGKHDISAVAGMTWEKWNTVSEDMEGTGYQFDYIQTINAATVIANAATYKSEESLHSIISRFNYAYDSKYLFSLSARYDGSSRFGKDTKYGFFPAASVGWRISEEEFLKNNDLISNLKVRVSYGVTGNNSGIGRYDAISKLSAVTAIVNGNAVTGFNQINIANNDLRWEKSVEFTPGIDIGFMKNRWNFTIDYYVRRSNDLLLSQEIPSVTGFTSATVNIGEVKNSGFEFEFLGRVFSQKDFSWTTSFNLSHNKNELVDFAGASGLITYVDAKRPAEYIALEGYPISSFYGYVYEKDIPNEYLKNPFYPIGGKSQDVYVKDLNGDGEIDSDDRAILGSPYPKWVWGFTNTFRYKGFDFSFTLQGSHGAKVRNLDPQYFENQFASNMDYVDTFPDKDKVVQRIFTDLCVQDASFIALRSINLGYTLPKALAQKLGIGSARIYVSGSNLIYLMADSYTSFNPEGVTNDDSPLRGGYQVGAAPYAKAMTVGLNLEF
- the rsxE gene encoding electron transport complex subunit RsxE, with product MSKIAQLTKGILKENPIFVLVLGMCPTLATTSSAFNGMGMGLATTFVLVGSNVVISAIAKLIPDKVRIPSYIVVIATFVTIVDLVMQAYAPGLYANLGIFIPLIVVNCIVLGRAEAFANKNTVSDSFLDGLGMGIGFTFALTLLGGVREILGNFSLFGFQIIPKLPPWPEHWFFHSPILVFILAPGAFIALAYLIAIFNRFKK
- a CDS encoding PKD domain-containing protein, with product MRYKKHFQLAIRGVTLVSLIAFIFTACEDDSYTYLFTDKSTPVSKFTPVINGFDVEFQNQSEHATTYFWDFGDGTTSTDTNAVHSYSQKNKYMVKLIASDNNGVTDTAVQEVAVGYPLASFTYVANKTTVTFTNTSINANSYSWDFGDGTTSTEENPTHTFPDGGTYTVALTASDGVDNNTFTQDVFVVAKYQPVIKSPSFEGSTSVYRNEETGWYWVGCSGSSSPTPPDGTNACKFGSAGNLIAQTFEVEANTDYILSYYWVTKAGGTIGIKIKVTDGTDHNVILYEGQTGVTPNASEYQSGSFEFNSGSSTSVRLWFEYGDVESRLDMITIK
- a CDS encoding Fe-S cluster domain-containing protein, producing MNSIIVTAILVLGILGVVLAIVLYLVAQKFKVVEDPRIDQVEAVLPGANCGGCGYPGCRGFAEAVVKSDDLSALFCPVGGNDTMAKAAEIMGKTAEAKDPMVAVVRCSGSPEHRNRIVEYDGASSCKLATALYSGDTGCQYGCLGLGDCVAVCNFDAIYIDPETLLPVVDEEKCTACGACVKACPKSIIELRKKGPKGKRIYVSCINQDKGGPARKACKVACIGCGKCAKVCPHDAITIENNLAYIDYNKCKLCRKCVAECPTGAILEINFPPRKKKVEGQTENVETK
- a CDS encoding RnfABCDGE type electron transport complex subunit G; amino-acid sequence: MAKVESSFKNMALTLLVITAVASAALGLVYQVTKEPIELAQQAKINNAIKAVLPAFDNQPANESYTVRVDGGELTFYPATKNGEQVGVAVKTFTNNGFAGLIELMVGFLPDGTINKVVVISHKETPGLGDKIEPQKSEFSLQFEGKNPESFKLMVKKDGGDVDAITASTISSRAYCDALTRAYNEFKKGGKQ
- a CDS encoding RnfABCDGE type electron transport complex subunit D, coding for MDRKLVVSPSPHVHSGLSTSQLMFNVVLALMPAFAVSLYYFGVGALFVTLLSVLSCVAFEYLIQRFILKVRPTITDGSAIVTGLLLAFNVPSNLYWYIIVVGSLFAIGVAKLSFGGLGSNPFNPALAARVFMLISFPVQMTSWPLPIESRLKLIDAATGPTPLAILKEGLKKGDTITQIADQIPSHMQLFMGVMGGSLGEISAIALLLGFAWLLYKKVITWHIPITIFTTIFVFTGILWLINPEKNADPIFHLLTGGVMLGAIFMATDYVTSPMHPKGMIIFGIGIGLLTVIIRVFGAYPEGVSFAILIMNAFVPLLNRYVKPKRFGEEVKRNG
- the rsxA gene encoding electron transport complex subunit RsxA — encoded protein: MEYIIIIIAAIFVNNVVLAQFLGICPFLGVSTKINTSIGMSGAVTFVMVLATIVTFLLQHYVLNPLGIGFMQTIVFILVIASLVQMVEIILKKVSPALYQALGIFLPLITTNCAVLGVAILVIKKNYNLLEGVVFAGASAIGFGLALVILAGIREHLDLANVPKGMKGVPIALLTAGILALAFMGFAGIVK